TTCGCAGAATAATCTGTTTTCACGATTTTCGATCTGCCTTACATCCTAAGAAAGCTTTGGCCTATCGCCATACAACACTTCAGATCTGCTGGAAATCACCATACGAAGGCCATGTCTCTCGCGCCGAAACTTCACTAGCCTGAAGACATGCCCACTTTCTGTCCGCCTACTGTCCACAAGCGCTTCGACGCGCTCCGCGAAATGATCGGACAGACGCCGATGCTTGCGATCGACTATCGCTTTCGCGGTCGCGTAGGAACGATCTGTGCCAAAGCCGAGCAGATCAACCTGAGTGGTTCCATTAAAGACCGCATGGCCCTCCATATCCTCGAGAATGCTTACGCCACCGGTGTCATTGCCCCTGGCGACACCATCGTGGAAGCGACCAGCGGGAACACTGGCATCTCGCTCTCCGCCATTGGAGCGGCCCTCGGACATCCGGTCGTGATCTATATGCCAGATTGGATGAGCCGTGAGCGGGTTGACATCATCCGCAGCTACGGCGCGGAGGTTGTCTCCGTGAGCAAGGCCGCGGGCGGCTTCCTCGGCAGTATCTCTCTCTGCGAGAAACGCATGTCGGAGTGCGCTGGGATCTTTCTGCCGAGACAGTTTGAAAATCAAGCCAACGTGCAGGCGCACGCACGGCATACTGGCCCAGAACTTCTCGCGCAGATGGGTGCGGCAAATCTTCATCCGCACGCTTTTGTCGCCGGAGTCGGCACGGGTGGAACCATCATGGGGGTCTCTGCCTGCTTCCGCCTGCATGACAAGACGATCAAGCTTCACCCTGTAGAGCCTGCCGAATCGCCGACCCTGACGACTGGCTACAAGGTCGGCTCGCACCGTATCCAGGGCATCTCAGACGAGTTCATTCCACAGATCGTGGAACTCAATCGGCTGGATGAGGTGATCGCAGTCCACGATGGCGACGCCATTCTGATGGCGCAGAAACTTGCGCGCAAACTCGGTCTCGCGCTGGGTATCTCGTCGGGATGTAACTTCCTTGCCGCCGTGATGGCTGGCCTGCAGCACGAGCATCCCGTCGTCGCCACGGTCTTCTGTGACGACAACAAGAAGTATCTGTCAACGGGATTGATGAAGGACGAGCCCGTGCGCGAAGACTACCTGACGCCGGAGATCGAGCTGCTCGACCTTCGTGTCATCCCTCGTTCACCCATCGCCAACTAGATCTGCTTGCGCAGAGGATAGATGCCTAACTTCCCGGAGCACAGATAGCTTGCCACGCACGCAATCGCAGCGAAGCAGCCTGGGACAGGCCCAAAGAGTTCAAAGGCCATGATGGTGGACGCAATGGGCGTCTTGGCTGCTCCCGCAAACACCGCCACGAAGCCCATCCCCGCCAGCAGGGAAGCGGGTAAAGGAAGAACGGCGGAGAGCGCGTTGCCCATCGTCGCTCCGATGAAGAAGAGCGGCGTGACCTCTCCGCCTTTAAATCCAAGTCCAAGCGTGACGACGGTGAAGATCGTCTTCCATGCAAAGTCCGCGCGCGGCAGGACATGGTGAAACGCATCCACGATGACGGGCACCCCGAGGCCGATGTACCGCGTCGTTCCCATCGTAAACACCGCCGTTGCAATGATCACACCACCGATGGCGGGCCGCAGCGGACCAAAGCGTACAAGCTTTTTCGACCACGAAGACAGGTGATGCACGCCATAGGAAAAGATCAGGGCCATCAAGCCGAAGAGTGCTCCCGCGAGGACGGAAGCAAGCACTGTCCTGGGCGTAAAGCCTGCGAGCGCATCCACGCGGTAGATGGTGTGATGTACGCGCCACGCGCGTGTGACGATGTCTCCAACGACAGCTGCTATGAGGCAGGGCCCCAGGGCGGGCGTGAGCAGGCGGGCAACGCCGAGGACCTCCATACCAAAGACGAAGCCCGCGAGGGGCGTTCCAAAGACCGAGCCAAAGCCCGCGCTCAGACCCGCCATCAGTAACAGCCGTCTCTGCGAACCATCCAGGCCCAACGGCTGCGTGAGCTGGTCGGCGAGGGATGCTCCCGTTTGCAGCGCCGTTCCTTCGCGACCTGCGGAGCCACCAAAGAGATGCGTGAGAAAGGTGCCAAGCAGGATCAGCGGAGTCATGCGCAGCGAGATTGTTTCCTGCGGATCGTGGATCTCTTCGAGGATGAGCGCATTGCCTCCTTCCACTTTGCTTCCGAAGTGACGATAGAGCAGGCCCACTGAAAAGCCCGCTACAGGAAGCAGAGCGATCAACCAGCGATGCGCTTCTCTCGTTTTCGTAGCGAAATCGAGCGAGACGAGCAGAAACGCAGAAGCCGTTCCTGCAAGTGCTCCGATCACCGCAGAGATGCCGATCCAGCGCAGACCGGTGCCGAGATGAAAGGCATGTTTCCATGTGAAATGCGGTGTGGTGGGGCGGGTAGATAAACCTTCGGGCACACTTCCTCCTACGTTGTCTCGTAGGAGTCATCAGCTCCGCGCATACAGCGCGTGCGGTTAGTGGCGGAACCCCATCGCCCAGGTTGTTCTCTTGAAAGTAGCATCGCAGCGCACCGAAATCAACGCGCTGGCTCTGACCCATCAGGCAGTTTGATAAAGATTTCGTTGTCGTACTGCCGAATCTCGTACAGCACCAGAGGCGGGTCACCCGCGATCTCAGGGCATCCATCGGTGATGTCGAAGCGCCATGCATGATACGGACAGACGACCTTGGTGCCGT
This genomic stretch from Terriglobus saanensis SP1PR4 harbors:
- a CDS encoding PLP-dependent cysteine synthase family protein, which gives rise to MPTFCPPTVHKRFDALREMIGQTPMLAIDYRFRGRVGTICAKAEQINLSGSIKDRMALHILENAYATGVIAPGDTIVEATSGNTGISLSAIGAALGHPVVIYMPDWMSRERVDIIRSYGAEVVSVSKAAGGFLGSISLCEKRMSECAGIFLPRQFENQANVQAHARHTGPELLAQMGAANLHPHAFVAGVGTGGTIMGVSACFRLHDKTIKLHPVEPAESPTLTTGYKVGSHRIQGISDEFIPQIVELNRLDEVIAVHDGDAILMAQKLARKLGLALGISSGCNFLAAVMAGLQHEHPVVATVFCDDNKKYLSTGLMKDEPVREDYLTPEIELLDLRVIPRSPIAN
- a CDS encoding chloride channel protein; its protein translation is MPEGLSTRPTTPHFTWKHAFHLGTGLRWIGISAVIGALAGTASAFLLVSLDFATKTREAHRWLIALLPVAGFSVGLLYRHFGSKVEGGNALILEEIHDPQETISLRMTPLILLGTFLTHLFGGSAGREGTALQTGASLADQLTQPLGLDGSQRRLLLMAGLSAGFGSVFGTPLAGFVFGMEVLGVARLLTPALGPCLIAAVVGDIVTRAWRVHHTIYRVDALAGFTPRTVLASVLAGALFGLMALIFSYGVHHLSSWSKKLVRFGPLRPAIGGVIIATAVFTMGTTRYIGLGVPVIVDAFHHVLPRADFAWKTIFTVVTLGLGFKGGEVTPLFFIGATMGNALSAVLPLPASLLAGMGFVAVFAGAAKTPIASTIMAFELFGPVPGCFAAIACVASYLCSGKLGIYPLRKQI